One stretch of Macrotis lagotis isolate mMagLag1 chromosome 7, bilby.v1.9.chrom.fasta, whole genome shotgun sequence DNA includes these proteins:
- the ZNF467 gene encoding zinc finger protein 467 has product MSVGGSAAELQAAGAIARGAEGRGGPGAPGGPGAGGARRAAGPPGYPAGQLEMAPQIEPGDRPHDAQEQTAPSGGEGPPGAYSGTLIPKPEDIFQSEQGEEQSIAETGGEPHKTEPEGSCPEDWMIRKVKVEDEELGEEEEVAWPSHLPQLLPGGPFLPAELGPLAAVATACKLEPGAPAPLGGLAPAPLGGLAPVLEKPYGCGECERRFRDQLTLRLHQRLHRGEGPCACPDCGRSFSQRAHLLAHLRSHRGERPFPCPECGKRFSKKAHLTRHLRTHTGERPYPCEECGKRFSQKIHLGSHQKTHTGERPFPCAECEKRFRKKTHLIRHQRIHTGERPYQCAECGRSFTHKQHLVRHRRVHAAGPAPPPPPPPPPGADPPPGPDPASAPPPPPRAFACADCGKDLGWKRSPAAPPRAPRGARPFGIPERARGPAAAAGAALKAFACAHCGKSFSQRPGLLAHQRTHAGERPFRCPDCGRGFSHGQHLTRHRRVHTGERPFACAQCGRRFGSRPNLAAHAKVHSGARPFACAQCGRGFSRKSHLGRHQAVHTGSRPHACSVCARCFSSKTNLIRHQAVHTGSRPFPCAQCGKSFSRKTHLARHQRTHGEPPAEPAPGPAWPLPAAPAPAPLFL; this is encoded by the exons ATGTCCGTCGGTGGGTCGGCGGCCGAGCTGCAGGCGGCGGGCGCCATTGCGCGCGGCGCGGAGGGGCGCGGGGGGCCCGGGGCGCCCggggggcccggggccgggggggCTCGGCGCGCGGCCGGCCCGCCAG GATATCCTGCAGGTCAACTAGAGATGGCCCCACAAATTGAGCCGGGGGACAGGCCTCACGATGCCCAGGAGCAGACAGCCCCTTCTGGGGGAGAAGGGCCCCCAGGTGCATATTCAG GGACCCTGATTCCCAAACCTGAAGATATTTTTCAAAGTGAACAAGGAGAAGAACAGAGCATTGCAGAAACAGGAGGTGAACCCCACAAAACAGAGCCTGAGGGCTCCTGCCCAG AAGACTGGATGATCCGAAAGGTGAAGGTGGAGGATGAGGAgctgggagaggaagaggaggtggCCTGGCCCTCGCACCTCCCGCAGCTGCTTCCCGGCGGCCCCTTCCTGCCGGCCGAGCTGGGGCCCCTGGCGGCCGTGGCCACGGCCTGCAAGCTGGAGCCCGGGGCCCCGGCGCCCCTGGGCGGGCTGGCCCCGGCGCCCCTGGGCGGCCTGGCCCCG GTCCTGGAGAAGCCCTACGGCTGCGGCGAGTGCGAGCGGCGCTTCCGCGACCAGCTGACGCTGCGGCTGCACCAGCGCCTGCACCGCGGCGAGGGCCCCTGCGCCTGCCCGGACTGCGGCCGCAGCTTCTCGCAGCGCGCCCACCTGCTGGCACACCTGCGCAGCCACCGCGGCGAGCGCCCCTTCCCGTGCCCCGAGTGCGGGAAGCGCTTCAGCAAGAAGGCCCACCTGACCCGCCACCTCCGCACGCACACCGGGGAGAGGCCCTACCCCTGCGAGGAGTGCGGGAAGCGCTTCAGCCAGAAGATCCACCTGGGCTCGCACCAGAAGACGCACACCGGGGAGAGGCCCTTCCCCTGCGCCGAGTGCGAGAAGCGCTTCCGCAAGAAGACGCACCTGATCCGCCACCAGCGCATCCACACGGGCGAGCGCCCCTACCAGTGCGCCGAGTGCGGCCGCAGCTTCACGCACAAGCAGCACCTGGTGCGCCACCGCCGCGTCCACgcggccggccccgccccgccgccgccgccgccgccgccgccgggcgcCGACCCCCCCCCGGGCCCGGACCCGGCCTCggccccgccgccgcctcccCGGGCCTTCGCCTGCGCGGACTGCGGGAAGGACTTGGGCTGGAAGAGGAGCCCGGCCGCGCCGCCGCGGGCGCCGCGCGGGGCCCGGCCCTTCGGCATCCCGGAGCGCGCGCGGggcccggcggcggcggccggggcgGCCCTCAAGGCCTTCGCCTGCGCGCACTGCGGGAAGAGCTTCAGCCAGCGGCCGGGGCTGCTGGCGCACCAGCGGACCCACGCCGGCGAGCGGCCCTTCCGCTGCCCGGACTGCGGGCGCGGCTTCTCGCACGGGCAGCACCTGACCAGGCACCGGCGCGTGCACACCGGCGAGCGCCCCTTCGCCTGCGCGCAGTGCGGCCGCCGCTTCGGCTCGCGCCCCAACCTGGCGGCCCACGCCAAGGTGCACAGCGGCGCGCGCCCCTTCGCCTGCGCGCAGTGCGGCCGCGGCTTCAGCCGCAAGTCGCACCTGGGCCGCCACCAGGCCGTCCACACCGGCTCGCGGCCGCACGCCTGCTCCGTGTGCGCCCGCTGCTTCAGCTCCAAGACCAACCTGATCCGCCACCAGGCGGTCCACACCGGCTCCCGCCCCTTCCCCTGCGCGCAGTGCGGCAAGAGCTTCAGCCGCAAGACGCACCTGGCGCGCCACCAGCGCACGCACGGGGAGCCGCCCGCGGAGCCCGCGCCCGGCCCGGCCTGGCCGCTGCCCGCCGCGCCCGCCCCCGCGCCGCTCTTCCTCTGA